The proteins below are encoded in one region of bacterium:
- a CDS encoding endonuclease domain-containing protein — MQKYSKHLKEYARSLRSNLTDSEKKLWSKLRGKQLHGVLFYRQKPLGQYIVDFHAPRAGLVIEIDGSQHLDPAHNEEDRQRDASLKAKGLEVLRFDSRQVLLELDAVVQEIARQVEMRLVSG, encoded by the coding sequence ATGCAGAAATACAGCAAACACCTCAAAGAATACGCCCGCAGCTTGCGCTCCAACCTGACAGACAGCGAAAAGAAACTCTGGTCCAAGCTGCGCGGTAAACAGTTGCACGGGGTTCTTTTCTACAGACAGAAACCTTTGGGGCAGTATATCGTGGATTTCCACGCCCCGCGGGCCGGGTTGGTAATTGAAATCGACGGTTCCCAGCACCTTGATCCCGCCCATAACGAGGAAGACCGTCAGCGGGATGCGTCCCTCAAAGCCAAAGGCCTGGAAGTGCTCCGGTTCGACAGCCGTCAGGTGTTGCTGGAACTGGATGCGGTGGTCCAGGAAATAGCTCGACAAGTGGAAATGAGGCTGGTCTCAGGTTAA